A single window of Agromyces aureus DNA harbors:
- a CDS encoding energy-coupling factor transporter transmembrane component T family protein — MSAVTPDLTPEAPAQAPHAAAPPNAPAPSDTTTGVVPAAPQPQPAVPAHRVIDPYAEQAPAPGIRFLHHLNPLAKFAAPLPVMLALIFTRGLAIPIAFIVLALALLVIGARLSGRALAVLLLGVPVVILVLGVSFGLWVDPDRIPGGGAAASVVLFSIGDWSFTLAAYLVGLATALRIAALLMLSLIAGLTTSGPELVRALVQNLRVPYRIGYTALAALRFVPRFGHELEVIRAAHRVRGTDAGRGPIAAVRRTIGTAIPLLASAIRHAERVALAMDARAFGAHPTRTERTISLWRVRDTVFVLAFWVVSAAIYWWALQAGLGGVTADRTEVGL; from the coding sequence ATGAGCGCCGTCACGCCCGACCTGACGCCCGAGGCGCCCGCGCAGGCGCCGCACGCGGCGGCACCCCCGAACGCACCGGCACCCTCCGACACGACCACGGGCGTGGTGCCCGCCGCGCCTCAGCCCCAGCCCGCAGTGCCCGCTCACCGCGTCATCGACCCGTACGCCGAGCAGGCGCCGGCCCCCGGCATCCGCTTCCTGCACCACCTCAACCCGCTCGCGAAGTTCGCGGCGCCGCTGCCCGTGATGCTCGCGCTGATCTTCACGCGCGGCCTCGCGATCCCGATCGCATTCATCGTGCTGGCCCTCGCGCTGCTCGTGATCGGCGCCCGGCTGTCGGGCCGTGCGCTGGCGGTGCTGCTGCTCGGCGTGCCGGTCGTGATCCTCGTGCTGGGGGTCAGCTTCGGGCTGTGGGTCGACCCGGATCGCATCCCCGGCGGGGGCGCCGCGGCATCCGTCGTCCTCTTCTCGATCGGCGACTGGAGCTTCACGCTCGCGGCGTACCTCGTGGGCCTCGCGACCGCGCTGCGCATCGCCGCGCTGCTCATGCTCTCGCTCATCGCGGGACTGACCACGAGCGGGCCCGAGCTCGTGCGCGCGCTCGTTCAGAACCTGCGCGTGCCCTACCGCATCGGCTACACGGCCCTCGCGGCGCTGCGGTTCGTGCCGCGCTTCGGGCACGAGCTCGAGGTCATCCGCGCCGCGCATCGCGTGCGGGGAACGGATGCCGGTCGCGGGCCGATCGCGGCCGTCCGCCGCACGATCGGCACGGCGATCCCGCTGCTCGCGAGCGCCATCCGCCATGCCGAGCGCGTCGCCCTCGCGATGGACGCCCGCGCGTTCGGAGCCCACCCGACGCGCACCGAGCGCACCATCAGCCTTTGGCGCGTGCGCGACACGGTCTTCGTGCTCGCGTTCTGGGTGGTCTCGGCCGCCATCTACTGGTGGGCGCTGCAGGCCGGACTCGGCGGCGTCACCGCCGACCGCACGGAGGTCGGACTGTGA